The following proteins are encoded in a genomic region of Pangasianodon hypophthalmus isolate fPanHyp1 chromosome 26, fPanHyp1.pri, whole genome shotgun sequence:
- the lpar2b gene encoding lysophosphatidic acid receptor 2b isoform X3, translated as MTTVTMAAVAASKTCPNYSVPDYYNLTGKVISDEFRPKDYAVVTLGLTVACFVIAANILVMSAIFINRRFHYPIYYLLGNLAAADLFAGIAYLHLMFHTGPWTAKLTVYQWFLRQGLIDTSLTASVINLMAIALERHQTIFTMQLHSKMSNMRVILLIVGIWAIAVLMGLIPSMGWNCLCDTDNCSKMAPMYSRSYLVFWAVLNLLSFSVMVLVYTRIFLYVRHKSQRMSQHTVQSKHKETVENLMKTVFVILGCFVVCWTPGLVLLLLDGVKCNCGVLKVEKFVLVLAELNSLMNPIIYSYRDQDMRRTFKRILCWLCLRRGRTGQHADVRFNTLNQEVDRDKEVDTGENPTA; from the exons ATGACCACTGTCACCATGGCAGCAGTAGCCGCTTCCAAAACATGCCCCAATTATTCAGTCCCGGATTACTACAACCTGACGGGGAAGGTTATCTCGGACGAGTTTCGCCCAAAGGATTATGCCGTGGTGACTCTGGGACTGACCGTGGCCTGTTTCGTCATTGCGGCTAACATTCTGGTCATGTCAGCCATCTTTATAAACCGACGCTTCCATTACCCCATCTACTACCTGCTGGGGAACCTGGCGGCAGCTGACCTGTTTGCTGGGATTGCCTACTTGCACCTGATGTTCCACACCGGGCCCTGGACTGCTAAACTCACAGTGTACCAGTGGTTCCTcagacag GGTCTGATTGATACAAGTCTGACTGCATCAGTCATCAACCTGATGGCCATCGCTCTAGAGAGACACCAGACCATCTTCACCATGCAGCTCCACAGTAAGATGAGCAACATGCGGGTGATCCTGCTGATTGTGGGCATCTGGGCAATTGCCGTGCTCATGGGTCTGATCCCCAGCATGGGCTGGAACTGCCTGTGTGACACGGACAACTGCTCCAAGATGGCGCCCATGTACAGCCGCAGCTACTTGGTGTTCTGGGCCGTCCTCAACCTGCTGTCCTTCAGCGTCATGGTGCTGGTCTATACCCGTATCTTCCTCTATGTCCGGCACAAGAGCCAGCGCATGAGCCAGCATACAGTGCAGAGCAAACACAAAGAGACTGTGGAGAACCTGATGAAGACCGTCTTTGTCATTCTGG GGTGCTTTGTGGTGTGCTGGACTCCGGGtctggtgctgctgctgctggacgGTGTGAAGTGTAACTGCGGCGTGCTCAAAGTAGAGAAGTTCGTCTTGGTCCTGGCCGAGTTAAATTCGCTGATGAACCCCATCATCTACTCGTACCGTGACCAGGACATGCGGCGCACGTTTAAGCGCATCCTGTGCTGGCTGTGTCTCCGGCGTGGACGGACAGGCCAGCACGCTGATGTCCGCTTCAACACGCTCAACCAAGAG
- the lpar2b gene encoding lysophosphatidic acid receptor 2b isoform X2, translating to MTTVTMAAVAASKTCPNYSVPDYYNLTGKVISDEFRPKDYAVVTLGLTVACFVIAANILVMSAIFINRRFHYPIYYLLGNLAAADLFAGIAYLHLMFHTGPWTAKLTVYQWFLRQGLIDTSLTASVINLMAIALERHQTIFTMQLHSKMSNMRVILLIVGIWAIAVLMGLIPSMGWNCLCDTDNCSKMAPMYSRSYLVFWAVLNLLSFSVMVLVYTRIFLYVRHKSQRMSQHTVQSKHKETVENLMKTVFVILGCFVVCWTPGLVLLLLDGVKCNCGVLKVEKFVLVLAELNSLMNPIIYSYRDQDMRRTFKRILCWLCLRRGRTGQHADVRFNTLNQEVLTDSNGSEITHHAEIRSKSRR from the exons ATGACCACTGTCACCATGGCAGCAGTAGCCGCTTCCAAAACATGCCCCAATTATTCAGTCCCGGATTACTACAACCTGACGGGGAAGGTTATCTCGGACGAGTTTCGCCCAAAGGATTATGCCGTGGTGACTCTGGGACTGACCGTGGCCTGTTTCGTCATTGCGGCTAACATTCTGGTCATGTCAGCCATCTTTATAAACCGACGCTTCCATTACCCCATCTACTACCTGCTGGGGAACCTGGCGGCAGCTGACCTGTTTGCTGGGATTGCCTACTTGCACCTGATGTTCCACACCGGGCCCTGGACTGCTAAACTCACAGTGTACCAGTGGTTCCTcagacag GGTCTGATTGATACAAGTCTGACTGCATCAGTCATCAACCTGATGGCCATCGCTCTAGAGAGACACCAGACCATCTTCACCATGCAGCTCCACAGTAAGATGAGCAACATGCGGGTGATCCTGCTGATTGTGGGCATCTGGGCAATTGCCGTGCTCATGGGTCTGATCCCCAGCATGGGCTGGAACTGCCTGTGTGACACGGACAACTGCTCCAAGATGGCGCCCATGTACAGCCGCAGCTACTTGGTGTTCTGGGCCGTCCTCAACCTGCTGTCCTTCAGCGTCATGGTGCTGGTCTATACCCGTATCTTCCTCTATGTCCGGCACAAGAGCCAGCGCATGAGCCAGCATACAGTGCAGAGCAAACACAAAGAGACTGTGGAGAACCTGATGAAGACCGTCTTTGTCATTCTGG GGTGCTTTGTGGTGTGCTGGACTCCGGGtctggtgctgctgctgctggacgGTGTGAAGTGTAACTGCGGCGTGCTCAAAGTAGAGAAGTTCGTCTTGGTCCTGGCCGAGTTAAATTCGCTGATGAACCCCATCATCTACTCGTACCGTGACCAGGACATGCGGCGCACGTTTAAGCGCATCCTGTGCTGGCTGTGTCTCCGGCGTGGACGGACAGGCCAGCACGCTGATGTCCGCTTCAACACGCTCAACCAAGAGGTACTGACTGACTCCAACGGATCCGAAATCACGCACCACGCCGAGATCAGGTCCAAGTCAAGACGCTGA
- the lpar2b gene encoding lysophosphatidic acid receptor 2b isoform X1 produces MTTVTMAAVAASKTCPNYSVPDYYNLTGKVISDEFRPKDYAVVTLGLTVACFVIAANILVMSAIFINRRFHYPIYYLLGNLAAADLFAGIAYLHLMFHTGPWTAKLTVYQWFLRQGLIDTSLTASVINLMAIALERHQTIFTMQLHSKMSNMRVILLIVGIWAIAVLMGLIPSMGWNCLCDTDNCSKMAPMYSRSYLVFWAVLNLLSFSVMVLVYTRIFLYVRHKSQRMSQHTVQSKHKETVENLMKTVFVILGCFVVCWTPGLVLLLLDGVKCNCGVLKVEKFVLVLAELNSLMNPIIYSYRDQDMRRTFKRILCWLCLRRGRTGQHADVRFNTLNQERRPAELEDSCVACKLTCVSSSCGGENQT; encoded by the exons ATGACCACTGTCACCATGGCAGCAGTAGCCGCTTCCAAAACATGCCCCAATTATTCAGTCCCGGATTACTACAACCTGACGGGGAAGGTTATCTCGGACGAGTTTCGCCCAAAGGATTATGCCGTGGTGACTCTGGGACTGACCGTGGCCTGTTTCGTCATTGCGGCTAACATTCTGGTCATGTCAGCCATCTTTATAAACCGACGCTTCCATTACCCCATCTACTACCTGCTGGGGAACCTGGCGGCAGCTGACCTGTTTGCTGGGATTGCCTACTTGCACCTGATGTTCCACACCGGGCCCTGGACTGCTAAACTCACAGTGTACCAGTGGTTCCTcagacag GGTCTGATTGATACAAGTCTGACTGCATCAGTCATCAACCTGATGGCCATCGCTCTAGAGAGACACCAGACCATCTTCACCATGCAGCTCCACAGTAAGATGAGCAACATGCGGGTGATCCTGCTGATTGTGGGCATCTGGGCAATTGCCGTGCTCATGGGTCTGATCCCCAGCATGGGCTGGAACTGCCTGTGTGACACGGACAACTGCTCCAAGATGGCGCCCATGTACAGCCGCAGCTACTTGGTGTTCTGGGCCGTCCTCAACCTGCTGTCCTTCAGCGTCATGGTGCTGGTCTATACCCGTATCTTCCTCTATGTCCGGCACAAGAGCCAGCGCATGAGCCAGCATACAGTGCAGAGCAAACACAAAGAGACTGTGGAGAACCTGATGAAGACCGTCTTTGTCATTCTGG GGTGCTTTGTGGTGTGCTGGACTCCGGGtctggtgctgctgctgctggacgGTGTGAAGTGTAACTGCGGCGTGCTCAAAGTAGAGAAGTTCGTCTTGGTCCTGGCCGAGTTAAATTCGCTGATGAACCCCATCATCTACTCGTACCGTGACCAGGACATGCGGCGCACGTTTAAGCGCATCCTGTGCTGGCTGTGTCTCCGGCGTGGACGGACAGGCCAGCACGCTGATGTCCGCTTCAACACGCTCAACCAAGAG